A genome region from Macaca nemestrina isolate mMacNem1 chromosome 20, mMacNem.hap1, whole genome shotgun sequence includes the following:
- the LOC105485006 gene encoding TINCR ubiquitin domain containing isoform X2, translating into MEGLRRGLSRWKRYHIKVHLADEALLLPLTVRPRDTLSDLRAQLVGQGVSSWKRAFYYNARRLDDHQTVRDARLQDGSVLLLVSDPR; encoded by the exons ATGGAGGGGCTGCGGCGGGGGCTGTCGCGCTGGAAGCGCTACCACATCAAGGTGCACCTGGCGGACGAGGCGCTGCTGCTGCCGCTGACCGTGCGGCCGCGGGACACACTCAGCGACCTGCGCGCCCAGCTGGTGGGCCAGGGCGTGAGCTCCTGGAAGCGCGCCTTCTACTACAACGCGCGGCGGCTGGACGACCACCAGACGGTGCGCGACGCGCGCCTGCAGGACGGCTCGGTGCTGCTGCTCGTCAGCGACCCCAG GTAG
- the LOC105485006 gene encoding TINCR ubiquitin domain containing isoform X1 has translation MEGLRRGLSRWKRYHIKVHLADEALLLPLTVRPRDTLSDLRAQLVGQGVSSWKRAFYYNARRLDDHQTVRDARLQDGSVLLLVSDPSETQWLTPVIPALWEAEASRSLESRSSRPAWPTW, from the exons ATGGAGGGGCTGCGGCGGGGGCTGTCGCGCTGGAAGCGCTACCACATCAAGGTGCACCTGGCGGACGAGGCGCTGCTGCTGCCGCTGACCGTGCGGCCGCGGGACACACTCAGCGACCTGCGCGCCCAGCTGGTGGGCCAGGGCGTGAGCTCCTGGAAGCGCGCCTTCTACTACAACGCGCGGCGGCTGGACGACCACCAGACGGTGCGCGACGCGCGCCTGCAGGACGGCTCGGTGCTGCTGCTCGTCAGCGACCCCAG cgagacgcagtggctcacacccgtaatcccagcactttgggaggctgaggcaagcagatcacttgagtccaggagttcaagaccagcctggccaacctggtga